One Echinicola strongylocentroti DNA window includes the following coding sequences:
- a CDS encoding SusC/RagA family TonB-linked outer membrane protein, with protein sequence MSFNFTQHRKKVFFAIATLIAIGIFPIGNTFGGESEKNGIPRHPHVDSEGLSKTSSVKNDQATVTGTITDENGEALPGVYVLIKGTSNGTVTDIDGNYSIEAPDTQVTLVFKIVGYVTEEIKIGNQTTIDLKMKEDLKSLEEVVVVGYGSEKKINLTGSVSSISNQDIESRPITNISAGLSGLAAGVQVSQSNGGIAGGDGGTIRIRGVGTFNNANPLIVVDGIPSEGTGIMNDIDPNDIQDISILKDAASASIYGSRGANGVILITTKRGQEGKVSVSYNGYAGWQKSTRNPDFVSDMATYMEYANINRGTEIFNPSDIQAWRENANDPLLYPNVDWYGEQVGNIAKIQSHSFSVTGGTKSTQYRLSMNYLDQDGLVQDNNIKRYGVRTNLQSEIAKGFKVGGDIFFRWSDIIPNSLGSNTIDLGTVPGIPSMQHPDGRWGGAQHPAVGTVTNPHGQVYNKNDNINQKRILGSVFASYEIVNGLTATAKLSMNYNNQMRNTFNKRWDLWDFQRDIITREFGLSSGRSSTSRQDQDYQLTTNFLLEYQRSINDHNFKLLGGYEQLNYRDDYVSVTKNQYQNNEVTAIDAGLLVAGASGNTVEWALRSYFGRMNYNFQEKYFAEVNFRADGSSRFKEGNRWGYFPAFSVGWNIAKEDFMQSIGAVDNLKLRASWGKLGNNRIGNYPYQPTYSLNQNYAFGGEVYTGIAQTSLVNEDIKWEETTTTDIGLDAAFFEGKLSFTFDYFKRETDGILTGLPVPQFLGNKSNPTVNLASMVNKGVELSLGYRTRIGEVDFDVSGNVTRLQNEVTDYFADIQTGGTQIGYPYQSYYGLEAIGIFQSEDEVENAPRHQNNTSPGDIRFKDQLTEDTNNDGIPDAGNGVIDSNDRTIIGNRIPGFTYGGKIGLGYKGFDFGLVVQGVADRDINTFGIGVRPIEWSDRGVLHQRWIDDAWSQENPDGELPRLNQDAMQGLNGNTSSFWVKDVSFFRVKNLQLGYSLPQAVINSLKIQKLRVYFSIENLMTFTNEEWGFDPETVSADQVPNVRTTTIGLNIRL encoded by the coding sequence ATGAGTTTTAATTTTACCCAACATCGCAAAAAGGTGTTTTTTGCGATAGCTACCTTAATCGCGATAGGTATTTTCCCTATTGGAAACACCTTCGGTGGAGAAAGCGAAAAAAACGGTATTCCCAGACACCCTCACGTGGATTCCGAAGGATTATCGAAGACCAGTTCCGTTAAGAATGACCAAGCTACAGTCACCGGAACGATAACTGATGAAAATGGAGAAGCCCTGCCCGGTGTCTATGTTTTAATAAAAGGGACATCCAATGGGACAGTGACCGATATTGATGGGAATTATTCCATCGAAGCTCCCGATACGCAGGTAACACTGGTCTTCAAAATAGTAGGGTATGTTACCGAAGAAATAAAGATCGGAAACCAGACTACCATTGACCTGAAGATGAAAGAGGACTTGAAGTCTCTCGAAGAGGTGGTGGTCGTTGGCTATGGCTCAGAAAAAAAGATCAACCTCACCGGTTCGGTAAGTAGTATTAGCAATCAAGACATTGAATCAAGACCGATTACCAATATAAGTGCGGGTCTTTCCGGATTGGCCGCAGGGGTTCAAGTTTCACAATCCAATGGGGGAATCGCCGGTGGAGATGGAGGAACTATTAGAATTAGAGGGGTTGGGACATTTAATAATGCCAATCCACTAATAGTGGTGGATGGAATACCTTCAGAAGGTACGGGCATTATGAATGACATCGACCCGAATGACATTCAGGACATCTCCATACTTAAAGACGCTGCCTCTGCGTCAATTTATGGTTCGAGAGGTGCAAATGGCGTGATATTGATCACTACGAAAAGAGGGCAGGAAGGGAAAGTTTCTGTTTCCTATAATGGCTATGCCGGTTGGCAAAAAAGTACCCGTAACCCGGATTTTGTTAGTGATATGGCTACATATATGGAGTATGCCAATATAAACCGGGGAACGGAGATTTTCAATCCTTCAGATATTCAAGCGTGGCGTGAAAACGCAAACGATCCATTGCTTTACCCAAATGTAGACTGGTATGGAGAACAAGTGGGAAATATTGCCAAAATCCAATCCCATTCCTTTTCTGTTACAGGAGGGACCAAGTCTACTCAATATAGGTTGTCTATGAACTATTTAGATCAGGACGGTCTCGTGCAGGACAATAATATAAAAAGGTACGGTGTTCGGACAAACCTCCAATCAGAGATTGCCAAAGGGTTCAAAGTTGGTGGGGACATTTTTTTTAGGTGGTCAGATATTATTCCCAATTCCCTTGGTTCAAACACGATCGACCTTGGGACCGTTCCTGGCATCCCAAGTATGCAACATCCTGATGGAAGGTGGGGAGGTGCCCAACACCCCGCTGTAGGAACAGTGACAAATCCACATGGTCAAGTTTATAATAAAAATGATAATATTAATCAGAAACGAATCTTGGGGAGTGTTTTTGCTAGTTATGAGATCGTGAATGGGCTGACCGCAACAGCCAAATTATCCATGAATTATAACAACCAAATGAGGAACACATTTAACAAAAGATGGGATTTGTGGGACTTTCAGCGGGATATCATAACACGAGAATTTGGGCTGTCCTCAGGTAGATCATCCACCTCCCGACAAGATCAAGATTACCAACTTACCACCAATTTCCTATTGGAATACCAGCGTTCCATTAATGACCACAACTTCAAACTCTTGGGAGGTTATGAGCAGTTGAATTATAGGGATGATTATGTGTCGGTTACCAAGAACCAATACCAGAACAATGAGGTCACTGCCATAGACGCTGGTTTATTGGTGGCCGGAGCGAGTGGAAACACCGTTGAATGGGCTTTGCGGTCATATTTTGGAAGAATGAATTATAATTTCCAAGAGAAATATTTTGCCGAAGTGAACTTTCGGGCGGATGGATCTTCGCGCTTTAAGGAGGGAAATAGATGGGGGTATTTCCCCGCGTTTTCTGTAGGGTGGAACATTGCCAAAGAGGACTTTATGCAATCCATAGGAGCCGTGGACAATTTAAAATTAAGGGCCTCATGGGGAAAACTGGGGAATAACAGAATAGGCAATTATCCCTACCAGCCCACCTATTCCCTAAACCAAAATTATGCTTTTGGGGGAGAAGTCTATACAGGTATAGCCCAGACTTCCTTGGTCAATGAAGATATCAAGTGGGAAGAAACCACTACCACTGATATAGGATTGGATGCCGCATTCTTTGAAGGAAAGTTGAGTTTTACATTTGATTATTTCAAAAGGGAAACCGATGGTATTCTTACCGGGTTGCCAGTACCCCAGTTTTTGGGTAATAAGTCCAATCCAACAGTCAATTTGGCGTCTATGGTAAATAAGGGGGTAGAGCTAAGTCTGGGTTACAGAACCAGGATTGGCGAAGTGGACTTTGATGTTTCGGGAAATGTTACCCGTTTACAAAATGAAGTGACCGATTATTTTGCTGACATCCAAACAGGAGGAACGCAAATCGGATACCCTTACCAGTCATATTATGGGCTTGAAGCTATTGGTATATTTCAGTCAGAGGATGAAGTGGAAAATGCTCCGCGGCATCAAAACAACACCTCTCCTGGTGACATAAGGTTTAAGGACCAATTGACCGAAGATACCAATAACGATGGGATTCCAGATGCAGGAAACGGGGTGATCGATAGTAACGATAGGACAATTATTGGAAACAGGATCCCGGGATTTACCTACGGGGGAAAAATAGGATTGGGGTATAAGGGATTTGATTTTGGACTGGTAGTTCAGGGAGTTGCCGACCGAGATATCAATACCTTTGGGATTGGAGTAAGACCTATTGAATGGAGTGATAGAGGCGTCCTTCACCAACGATGGATTGATGATGCGTGGTCACAGGAAAATCCTGATGGAGAACTTCCGAGGTTAAACCAAGATGCCATGCAGGGACTGAACGGCAATACCTCTTCTTTTTGGGTAAAGGATGTTTCTTTCTTTAGAGTGAAGAACCTTCAGCTTGGTTATAGCCTGCCCCAAGCAGTTATCAACTCCCTGAAAATACAAAAACTAAGAGTTTATTTCAGTATCGAAAACCTCATGACTTTTACCAATGAGGAATGGGGATTCGATCCAGAGACCGTTTCCGCAGATCAGGTACCTAACGTGCGGACGACTACTATCGGATTAAACATACGATTGTAA